A single region of the Lycium barbarum isolate Lr01 chromosome 2, ASM1917538v2, whole genome shotgun sequence genome encodes:
- the LOC132628524 gene encoding uncharacterized protein LOC132628524 — MGKFEEGTGITPKQIQKEVSERFGCEISYWKAYQAGIIAKEFVRGSADDGYSKLIPYSWIVHRTNPESKTDLNLDEEGRFLYYFLAFEAWIRGFKHMRKVIAVDGTHLKRKYGGVLLTVVAQDVENHVFPVACCVVDYKCDASWNYFFQQLLDIVPNSLDFCIISDRHLSIKKAIRDVYTNAHHGVCTRHLCERMSGRFHNGSFEKFFYRAAKAYTSEVFYDHFSEIQRVATNVADCLRDEVGFDKWSRAFFRGNRFEVLTSNIAESFNSMFLVEREFPITDLFNAINTRFATKFNERRTFAKNLLKCAMPRSETRIKENGSEVIDVEKLPCPHAIAALSKRYPDTFGDSVYNHSSAYYSADTYYKVYEGDIVQIPHDTVKCIFVVGLLVYCPFVVYGCRDCISIALLFLYGYSVFIIVIGLFITVVGLW; from the exons ATGGGTAAATTTGAAGAAGGCACAGGGATCACTCCCAAACAAATACAGAAGGAAGTTTCTGAAAGATTTGGTTGTGAAATTAGCTATTGGAAGGCCTATCAGGCAGGTATAATTGCTAAGGAATTCGTAAGGGGGTCAGCGGACGATGGGTATTCGAAATTGATTCCTTATAGTTGGATCGTACATAGAACAAACCCCGAAAGCAAGACAGACTTAAACCTCGATGAGGAGGGGAGATTCTTATATTACTTCTTAGCTTTTGAAGCATGGATCAGGGGATTTAAGCACATGAGAAAGGTCATAGCAGTTGATGGCACACACTTAAAGAGAAAGTATGGAGGTGTTTTGTTGACTGTTGTAGCACAAGATGTGGAGAACCATGTTTTCCCAGTGGCCTGTTGTGTGGTTGACTACAAGTGTGATGCCTCTTGGAATTACTTTTTCCAACAGTTGCTTGACATTGTGCCTAACAGCTTAGATTTTTGCATAATATCTGATAGGCACCTCAGTATTAAGAAGGCTATACGAGATGTTTACACCAATGCTCACCACGGTGTTTGCACAAGGCATCTTTGTGAGAGAATGAGTGGGAGGTTCCATAACGGATCCTTCGAGAAATTCTTTTACAGAGCAGCAAAAGCATATACCTCGGAGGTTTTCTATGATCACTTTAGTGAAATACAGCGCGTTGCAACGAATGTAGCTGATTGCCTTAGGGATGAAGTTGGGTTCGATAAATGGAGCAGGGCATTTTTTCGGGGGAATAGATTTGAAGTGCTGACGTCAAACATTGCTGAATCATTCAACTCAATGTTTCTAGTAGAGAGAGAGTTCCCCATAACTGACCTTTTCAATGCCATTAATACGAGGTTTGCTACCAAATTCAATGAAAGGCGTACCTTTGCGAAAAATCTCCTAAAATGTGCCATGCCTCGTTCTGAAACAAGGATAAAAGAGAATGGAAGCGA AGTTATCGATGTGGAGAAGCTCCCGTGCCCACATGCCATAGCAGCTCTGAGTAAGAGGTATCCAGATACATTTGGAGACTCTGTTTATAACCACTCTTCTGCATATTACTCCGCAGATACATACTACAAAGTATATGAAGGTGATATTGTCCAAATTCCTCATGATA CAGTAaaatgtatttttgttgttggtcTATTGGTCTATTGCCCTTTTGTAGTTTATGGATGCAGGGATTGTATTTCTATTGCCCTTTTGTTTTTATATGGCTACAGTGTATTTATAATTGTTATTGGTCTATTTATAACTGTTGTTGGTCTATGGTAA